In the genome of Rhodoferax sp. BAB1, one region contains:
- a CDS encoding ABC transporter ATP-binding protein: protein MNPSTEASPPVFIARDLCKTYQMGEVQVKALQDVNLEIRRGEFIVLLGPSGSGKSTLLNILGGLDRPSSGSARFAEHELTGASDAELTRYRREHVGFVFQFYNLIPSLTVRENVELVTDIAHHPMPAAEALRLVGLEERLDHFPSQLSGGEQQRVAIARAIVKRPEVLLCDEPTGALDYVTGKLVLEVIERINRELGTTAIVITHNAAIAGMADRVLHLGGGRVQRVDVNPHKISPSELSW, encoded by the coding sequence ATGAACCCGAGCACCGAAGCCAGCCCCCCCGTTTTCATCGCCCGCGACCTCTGCAAGACCTACCAGATGGGCGAGGTCCAGGTGAAGGCCCTGCAGGACGTGAACCTGGAGATCCGGCGCGGCGAGTTCATCGTGCTGCTCGGCCCCTCGGGCAGCGGCAAGTCCACCCTGCTCAACATCCTGGGCGGGCTGGACCGGCCCAGCAGCGGCAGCGCGCGCTTTGCCGAGCACGAACTCACCGGCGCCAGCGATGCCGAACTCACCCGCTACCGGCGCGAGCACGTGGGTTTCGTCTTCCAGTTCTACAACCTCATCCCCAGCCTGACCGTGCGCGAGAACGTCGAGCTGGTCACCGACATCGCCCACCACCCCATGCCGGCGGCCGAAGCGCTGCGCCTGGTGGGCCTGGAAGAGCGCCTGGACCACTTCCCCTCGCAGCTCTCGGGCGGCGAGCAGCAGCGCGTGGCGATCGCGCGCGCCATCGTCAAGCGCCCCGAGGTGCTGCTGTGCGACGAGCCCACCGGCGCGCTGGACTACGTCACCGGCAAGCTGGTGCTGGAGGTCATCGAGCGCATCAACCGCGAGCTGGGCACCACCGCCATCGTCATCACGCACAACGCGGCGATCGCGGGCATGGCCGACCGCGTGCTGCACCTCGGTGGCGGGCGCGTGCAGCGCGTGGACGTCAACCCCCACAAGATCAGCCCCTCGGAGCTGTCCTGGTGA
- a CDS encoding HD-GYP domain-containing protein has translation MKSSDSELIDISELRVGLYVELELGWMAHPFPTGSFKITSLRQIETIRGLGLKQVRYVPDKSDPPSDGLDSRSALDEASLARALAQENEFRRRRAALIESQQKTLKACEQKFGQAQQQYRRVQEQVLEQPLAVRDACVAMIAAFVQEMECDGEAAIRLLSEGVGERAAMHPVNVTVMSLLLGKAMGLHGQDLIDLGVGAFLHDVGKLQLPQRVRWFEDGFSIEDFKQYQEHVNKGVAIANLMQLSEGALMAIAQHHELMDGTGFPMRPPGGDLTLPARILALVNRYDNLCNPVRLVTALTPHEALSLLFAQHKARFDNIVLSAFIRMMGVYPPGSVVQLIDGRYALVVSVNSVRPLKPRVIVHEPSVAKHEALILDLESQPGIGIRRSLKPASLPPDALEYLGPRQRIAYYFESSGPAPLADA, from the coding sequence ATGAAGTCTTCTGATTCCGAACTGATCGATATTTCCGAACTGCGCGTCGGGCTCTACGTCGAGCTCGAGCTGGGCTGGATGGCGCACCCCTTTCCGACCGGCAGTTTCAAGATCACGTCCCTGCGCCAGATCGAGACCATCCGCGGCCTGGGCCTCAAGCAGGTGCGTTACGTGCCGGACAAGAGCGACCCGCCATCGGACGGACTGGACAGCCGCTCGGCCCTGGACGAGGCCTCGTTAGCGCGTGCCCTGGCGCAGGAGAACGAATTCCGCCGGCGCCGCGCCGCCCTGATCGAATCCCAGCAGAAGACGCTGAAAGCCTGCGAGCAGAAGTTTGGCCAGGCCCAGCAGCAATACCGGCGCGTGCAGGAGCAGGTGCTGGAGCAGCCCCTGGCCGTGCGCGACGCCTGCGTGGCCATGATTGCGGCCTTCGTCCAGGAGATGGAGTGCGACGGTGAGGCGGCCATCCGCCTGCTGTCCGAGGGCGTGGGTGAGCGCGCGGCCATGCATCCGGTCAACGTCACGGTGATGAGCCTGCTGCTGGGCAAGGCCATGGGCCTGCACGGCCAGGACCTGATCGATCTGGGGGTGGGGGCTTTCCTGCACGATGTGGGCAAGTTGCAACTGCCGCAACGCGTGCGCTGGTTCGAGGATGGTTTCTCGATCGAGGACTTCAAGCAGTACCAGGAACACGTCAACAAGGGCGTGGCCATTGCCAACCTCATGCAGCTCAGCGAAGGCGCGCTGATGGCCATTGCCCAGCACCATGAGCTGATGGACGGCACCGGCTTCCCCATGCGTCCGCCCGGTGGCGACCTGACCTTGCCGGCGCGCATCCTGGCCCTGGTCAACCGCTACGACAACCTGTGCAACCCGGTGCGCCTGGTGACGGCGCTCACCCCGCACGAGGCCCTGTCCCTGCTGTTTGCACAGCACAAGGCGCGTTTCGACAACATCGTGCTGAGCGCCTTCATCCGCATGATGGGCGTCTACCCGCCGGGCTCGGTGGTGCAGCTGATCGACGGGCGCTATGCGCTGGTGGTGTCGGTCAACTCGGTGCGACCGCTCAAGCCCCGCGTGATCGTGCACGAGCCCTCGGTGGCCAAGCACGAGGCCCTGATCCTGGACCTGGAAAGCCAGCCCGGTATCGGGATC